The following proteins are encoded in a genomic region of Sebastes fasciatus isolate fSebFas1 chromosome 14, fSebFas1.pri, whole genome shotgun sequence:
- the chaf1b gene encoding chromatin assembly factor 1 subunit B isoform X2 produces the protein MKLVTCEIAWHNKEPVYSLDFQHSSDGRLHRLATAGVDTTVRLWRVDMGPDGKAVVEFLSNLARHTKAVNVVRFSPSGELLASGGDDAAILLWKLNDSKEPEQTPVFQEDEDAQLNKESWSVVKTLRGHIEDVYDICWTRDGNSMVSGSVDNTAIMWDINKGQKLCILNDHKSYVQGVTWDPLGQYVATLSCDRVMRVYSTHTKKKAFCISKMSSGPLAEGEAKPYRMFHDDSMRSFFRRLSFTPDGSFLLAPAGCVEIGENVINTTYIFSRKSLKRPIAHLPCPSKATLAVRCCPVYFELRTKTEEDGSVQALPNVFQLPYRMVFAVASEDSIFLYDTQQTLPFGLVSNIHYHTLSDLTWSRDGSFLAVSSTDGYCSFLSFSPGELGTPLKEPPTLELFVPNAGVEKKGKKSTPARTSSPLTQPPSSAPTPTSQTGLTKDAPSVTSPEEKKSTPSAKSKPQPRRITLNTLEGWGKPSSPKTTAPSAPSAPSAPSAPQTPTSASKSTPSTPQPRLTPLSPTNSSTTQPRIAPLTPSTPKALNSANNAGSTTPKGTTTPKGPTPRRVSLTPIASRSPAVSSLFRTPSSTEKAKHERPSPPSDPVCQPPESKRPKTSEPPVKTSATQT, from the exons ATGAAGTTGGTAACGTGTGAGATTGCATGGCACAACAAGGAGCCAGTCTACAGTCTGGACTTCCAGCACAGCTCAGATGGACGCCTTCATCGGCTGGCCACAGCTGGAGTGGACACCACAGTCAGA CTGTGGCGGGTAGACATGGGCCCAGACGGGAAGGCAGTGGTGGAGTTTCTGTCTAATCTGGCGAGACATACCAAGGCTGTCAACGTAGTGCGTTTTAGCCCCAGTGGAGAGCTCCTTGCCTCAGGAGGAGATG atgcAGCGATTCTGCTGTGGAAGCTCAATGACTCTAAAGAGCCCGAGCAGACACCCGTTTTCCAAGAGGATGAAGATGCTCAGCTCAACAAGGAGAGCTGGTCTGTGGTCAAGACATTAAG GGGACACATAGAGGACGTGTATGACATCTGCTGGACACGGGATGGAAACTCCATGGTGTCTGGGTCTGTCGACAACACTGCTATTATGTGGGACATCAACAAAG GACAGAAGCTGTGTATCTTGAATGACCATAAGAGCTACGTGCAGGGGGTGACCTGGGATCCTCTGGGTCAATATGTAGCCACTCTCAGCTGCGACAG AGTGATGCGTGTGTACAGCACTCACACCAAGAAGAAAGCCTTCTGTATCAGTAAAATGAGCTCTGGGCCACTTGCAGAGGGAGAG GCCAAGCCGTACAGAATGTTCCACGATGACAGCATGAGGTCATTTTTCCGACGTCTCTCATTCACACCAGATGGGTCTTTCTTGCTCGCTCCAG CTGGATGTGTGGAGATCGGAGAAAACGTCATAAATACCACCTACATCTTTTCCAGGAAGAGTCTCAAGAG GCCTATTGCCCACTTGCCGTGTCCAAGTAAGGCTACACTGGCTGTGCGCTGCTGCCCCGTCTACTTTGAACTGAGGACCAAGACGGAAGAAG ACGGTTCAGTTCAGGCTCTTCCCAACGTATTCCAGTTGCCATACCGCATGGTGTTTGCTGTGGCATCTGAGGACTCCATCTTCTTGTATGACACGCAGCAGACGCTTCCTTTTGGCCTGGTGTCCAACATCCACTACCACACACTCAGCGATCTCACATG GTCTCGTGACGGTTCCTTCCTGGCTGTGTCCTCCACAGACGGCTACTGCTCCTTCCTGTCCTTCTCTCCTGGGGAGCTGGGCACTCCGCTGAAGGAGCCCCCCACCCTGGAGCTCTTTGTCCCAAACGCTGGTGTTGAGAAAAAGGGAAAGAAGTCGACGCCGGCCAGGACCTCATCTCCTTTGACCCAGCCACCAAGCTCAGCCCCGACTCCCACATCCCAAACCGGCCTTACCAAAGATGCCCCCTCCGTCACCTccccagaggagaagaaaagcacCCCGAGTGCCAAGTCTAAACCTCAGCCCCGTAGGATCACCCTCAACACCCTGGAGGGCTGGGGGAAGCCCTCTAGCCCTAAAACCACAGCTCCTTCAGCTCCTTCAGCTCCTTCAGCTCCTTCAGCACCTCAGACCCCAACATCTGCCAGCAAAAGCACACCCTCTACTCCCCAACCCCGTCTCACCCCTCTCTCCCCTACCAACTCCTCCACAACCCAGCCACGCATCGCCCCCCTCACTCCCTCCACCCCTAAAGCCCTCAACAGTGCTAATAATGCAGGGTCCACTACTCCTAAGGGCACAACCACCCCGAAGGGGCCCACACCAAG gAGAGTATCTCTGACTCCCATTGCATCCCGATCTCCAGCTGTTAGTTCACTCTTCCGCACCCCCTCCTCCACTGAGAAGGCCAAACATG AAcgtccttctcctccctctgatCCAGTGTGCCAGCCTCCAGAGTCCAAGCGGCCCAAGACCAGTGAGCCCCCAGTAAAGACCAGTGCCACCCAGACTTAG
- the chaf1b gene encoding chromatin assembly factor 1 subunit B isoform X1: MLTSLQLVLKCRCWIFKNMKLVTCEIAWHNKEPVYSLDFQHSSDGRLHRLATAGVDTTVRLWRVDMGPDGKAVVEFLSNLARHTKAVNVVRFSPSGELLASGGDDAAILLWKLNDSKEPEQTPVFQEDEDAQLNKESWSVVKTLRGHIEDVYDICWTRDGNSMVSGSVDNTAIMWDINKGQKLCILNDHKSYVQGVTWDPLGQYVATLSCDRVMRVYSTHTKKKAFCISKMSSGPLAEGEAKPYRMFHDDSMRSFFRRLSFTPDGSFLLAPAGCVEIGENVINTTYIFSRKSLKRPIAHLPCPSKATLAVRCCPVYFELRTKTEEDGSVQALPNVFQLPYRMVFAVASEDSIFLYDTQQTLPFGLVSNIHYHTLSDLTWSRDGSFLAVSSTDGYCSFLSFSPGELGTPLKEPPTLELFVPNAGVEKKGKKSTPARTSSPLTQPPSSAPTPTSQTGLTKDAPSVTSPEEKKSTPSAKSKPQPRRITLNTLEGWGKPSSPKTTAPSAPSAPSAPSAPQTPTSASKSTPSTPQPRLTPLSPTNSSTTQPRIAPLTPSTPKALNSANNAGSTTPKGTTTPKGPTPRRVSLTPIASRSPAVSSLFRTPSSTEKAKHERPSPPSDPVCQPPESKRPKTSEPPVKTSATQT; encoded by the exons ATGCTCACTAGCTTACAGCTGGTTTTGAAAT GTCGGTGTTGGATATTTAAAAACATGAAGTTGGTAACGTGTGAGATTGCATGGCACAACAAGGAGCCAGTCTACAGTCTGGACTTCCAGCACAGCTCAGATGGACGCCTTCATCGGCTGGCCACAGCTGGAGTGGACACCACAGTCAGA CTGTGGCGGGTAGACATGGGCCCAGACGGGAAGGCAGTGGTGGAGTTTCTGTCTAATCTGGCGAGACATACCAAGGCTGTCAACGTAGTGCGTTTTAGCCCCAGTGGAGAGCTCCTTGCCTCAGGAGGAGATG atgcAGCGATTCTGCTGTGGAAGCTCAATGACTCTAAAGAGCCCGAGCAGACACCCGTTTTCCAAGAGGATGAAGATGCTCAGCTCAACAAGGAGAGCTGGTCTGTGGTCAAGACATTAAG GGGACACATAGAGGACGTGTATGACATCTGCTGGACACGGGATGGAAACTCCATGGTGTCTGGGTCTGTCGACAACACTGCTATTATGTGGGACATCAACAAAG GACAGAAGCTGTGTATCTTGAATGACCATAAGAGCTACGTGCAGGGGGTGACCTGGGATCCTCTGGGTCAATATGTAGCCACTCTCAGCTGCGACAG AGTGATGCGTGTGTACAGCACTCACACCAAGAAGAAAGCCTTCTGTATCAGTAAAATGAGCTCTGGGCCACTTGCAGAGGGAGAG GCCAAGCCGTACAGAATGTTCCACGATGACAGCATGAGGTCATTTTTCCGACGTCTCTCATTCACACCAGATGGGTCTTTCTTGCTCGCTCCAG CTGGATGTGTGGAGATCGGAGAAAACGTCATAAATACCACCTACATCTTTTCCAGGAAGAGTCTCAAGAG GCCTATTGCCCACTTGCCGTGTCCAAGTAAGGCTACACTGGCTGTGCGCTGCTGCCCCGTCTACTTTGAACTGAGGACCAAGACGGAAGAAG ACGGTTCAGTTCAGGCTCTTCCCAACGTATTCCAGTTGCCATACCGCATGGTGTTTGCTGTGGCATCTGAGGACTCCATCTTCTTGTATGACACGCAGCAGACGCTTCCTTTTGGCCTGGTGTCCAACATCCACTACCACACACTCAGCGATCTCACATG GTCTCGTGACGGTTCCTTCCTGGCTGTGTCCTCCACAGACGGCTACTGCTCCTTCCTGTCCTTCTCTCCTGGGGAGCTGGGCACTCCGCTGAAGGAGCCCCCCACCCTGGAGCTCTTTGTCCCAAACGCTGGTGTTGAGAAAAAGGGAAAGAAGTCGACGCCGGCCAGGACCTCATCTCCTTTGACCCAGCCACCAAGCTCAGCCCCGACTCCCACATCCCAAACCGGCCTTACCAAAGATGCCCCCTCCGTCACCTccccagaggagaagaaaagcacCCCGAGTGCCAAGTCTAAACCTCAGCCCCGTAGGATCACCCTCAACACCCTGGAGGGCTGGGGGAAGCCCTCTAGCCCTAAAACCACAGCTCCTTCAGCTCCTTCAGCTCCTTCAGCTCCTTCAGCACCTCAGACCCCAACATCTGCCAGCAAAAGCACACCCTCTACTCCCCAACCCCGTCTCACCCCTCTCTCCCCTACCAACTCCTCCACAACCCAGCCACGCATCGCCCCCCTCACTCCCTCCACCCCTAAAGCCCTCAACAGTGCTAATAATGCAGGGTCCACTACTCCTAAGGGCACAACCACCCCGAAGGGGCCCACACCAAG gAGAGTATCTCTGACTCCCATTGCATCCCGATCTCCAGCTGTTAGTTCACTCTTCCGCACCCCCTCCTCCACTGAGAAGGCCAAACATG AAcgtccttctcctccctctgatCCAGTGTGCCAGCCTCCAGAGTCCAAGCGGCCCAAGACCAGTGAGCCCCCAGTAAAGACCAGTGCCACCCAGACTTAG